In the Malania oleifera isolate guangnan ecotype guangnan chromosome 1, ASM2987363v1, whole genome shotgun sequence genome, one interval contains:
- the LOC131150843 gene encoding uncharacterized protein LOC131150843 isoform X2, translating to MTAEKWTVKKPSRSDEVVEAEKQLRIADQVRTHFNSVAPKRPAKPNRSESDPSNTSPDVGTFDGDIPEFHKFQSLQSQSQCQAVISAEGGATVQEEFVETQYYKELDSVDKQHHTTGSGFIKVVKESSENGYDLHLQGGGRRREDGGRVAVVPCFRSNPATNDWIPAVEEGLQVIHVSSKPNRSEGS from the exons ATGACGGCCGAGAAGTGGACGGTGAAGAAGCCAAGCCGGAGCGACGAGGTGGTGGAGGCAGAGAAACAGCTCAGAATCGCCGACCAGGTCCGAACCCACTTCAACTCCGTGGCTCCCAAGCGCCCCGCCAAACCCAACAGAAGCGAGTCCGACCCATCCAACACTTCTCCGGATGTGGGCACCTTTGACGGCGACATCCCTGAGTTCCACAAGTTTCAATCTCTCCAATCTCAATCTCAATGTCAG GCTGTGATTTCGGCAGAGGGCGGGGCTACTGTGCAAGAAGAATTTGTGGAGACCCAGTACTACAAGGAGTTGGATTCCGTTGACAAGCAGCATCATACG ACGGGAAGTGGATTTATAAAGGTGGTGAAGGAATCAAGCGAGAATGGGTATGATCTGCACTTGCAAGGAGGCGGCCGCCGGCGAGAAGACGGCGGTAGAGTGGCGGTGGTTCCCTGTTTCAGAAGCAACCCCGCCACGAACGACTGGATTCCCGCCGTTGAAGAAGGGCTGCAG GTCATCCATGTCTCCTCGAAGCCCAATCGGAGCGAGGGTTCTTAG
- the LOC131150843 gene encoding uncharacterized protein LOC131150843 isoform X1, translating to MTAEKWTVKKPSRSDEVVEAEKQLRIADQVRTHFNSVAPKRPAKPNRSESDPSNTSPDVGTFDGDIPEFHKFQSLQSQSQCQAVISAEGGATVQEEFVETQYYKELDSVDKQHHTTGSGFIKVVKESSENGYDLHLQGGGRRREDGGRVAVVPCFRSNPATNDWIPAVEEGLQENFASQVIHVSSKPNRSEGS from the exons ATGACGGCCGAGAAGTGGACGGTGAAGAAGCCAAGCCGGAGCGACGAGGTGGTGGAGGCAGAGAAACAGCTCAGAATCGCCGACCAGGTCCGAACCCACTTCAACTCCGTGGCTCCCAAGCGCCCCGCCAAACCCAACAGAAGCGAGTCCGACCCATCCAACACTTCTCCGGATGTGGGCACCTTTGACGGCGACATCCCTGAGTTCCACAAGTTTCAATCTCTCCAATCTCAATCTCAATGTCAG GCTGTGATTTCGGCAGAGGGCGGGGCTACTGTGCAAGAAGAATTTGTGGAGACCCAGTACTACAAGGAGTTGGATTCCGTTGACAAGCAGCATCATACG ACGGGAAGTGGATTTATAAAGGTGGTGAAGGAATCAAGCGAGAATGGGTATGATCTGCACTTGCAAGGAGGCGGCCGCCGGCGAGAAGACGGCGGTAGAGTGGCGGTGGTTCCCTGTTTCAGAAGCAACCCCGCCACGAACGACTGGATTCCCGCCGTTGAAGAAGGGCTGCAG GAAAATTTTGCTTCTCAGGTCATCCATGTCTCCTCGAAGCCCAATCGGAGCGAGGGTTCTTAG